One stretch of Planococcus sp. PAMC 21323 DNA includes these proteins:
- a CDS encoding SunI/YnzG family protein, which produces MFEVFVKKVNSDVVIRWLFTKITIPIADILAISTDDTYGGKEKTAIRIGMPYGTTDRVVITTKDSTYLLFTTNYVSIQNKLNGYIHSI; this is translated from the coding sequence TTGTTTGAGGTATTTGTAAAAAAAGTAAATTCTGATGTCGTGATTAGATGGCTATTCACTAAGATAACCATTCCAATAGCTGATATTTTAGCAATTTCTACAGATGATACTTACGGTGGAAAAGAAAAAACAGCCATTCGAATTGGAATGCCTTATGGCACAACCGATAGAGTTGTGATTACGACAAAGGACAGCACATATCTTTTGTTTACAACCAATTATGTATCAATACAAAACAAACTAAATGGCTATATCCACTCAATTTAG
- a CDS encoding plastocyanin/azurin family copper-binding protein, with protein sequence MINKKFNFILATGLLSLAACSQEQPVTEEPAEPVSEEQQSATEEPEEEPAQESAPEAMSGTASKLLSKGETTSFVFNEAGEFSIFCEPHPDMQMKVIVEEGAEAMDQLEVDIADYAFSEESITVAPGTTIVWTNQDQVQHNVALK encoded by the coding sequence ATGATTAACAAAAAATTCAACTTTATTTTGGCGACAGGTTTATTATCACTAGCCGCTTGTAGTCAAGAACAACCAGTAACCGAAGAACCAGCAGAACCCGTTTCCGAAGAACAGCAAAGTGCGACCGAAGAGCCAGAAGAAGAACCGGCACAAGAAAGTGCACCTGAAGCAATGAGTGGTACGGCTTCAAAACTCTTATCAAAAGGTGAAACGACAAGTTTTGTTTTTAACGAAGCTGGAGAATTTTCGATCTTCTGTGAGCCACATCCTGACATGCAAATGAAGGTAATCGTAGAAGAAGGTGCAGAAGCAATGGATCAACTAGAAGTGGATATTGCTGATTATGCGTTTAGTGAAGAATCTATCACGGTAGCACCAGGAACTACCATTGTTTGGACGAATCAAGATCAAGTTCAACACAATGTGGCACTCAAATAA
- a CDS encoding murein hydrolase activator EnvC family protein codes for MISKWLVTSLSSVLALSILIPTANADTLNELEQKQQQTEQQKSELTSDISEKAGQINQNVSKLDQLASKIEELNTQITGTEAKISDVQGEIDKTKVEIDELKKSIEELEQKIEEREELLKERARAIQLSGGSVDYIDVLLGANSFIDFIDRFSAVNTLIEADREIMREQAADKKLLAEQKEQVESKLAEQESRRLELVGLKASLSSKKTEQAQAVRNLETEQKRLAAEKGELEFEHAEVLEVSADLEKQIMNEQARLAEIARKEEEERQRKIAAEKAAAEARAQAAAAAAKAEAEEQARAQAQEEAQAQAQAKSSNKAKSVSKPKAPTPAVTPPVKVEVAPTPAPSAMFIWPASGRYSSGFGGRDIGDGAESHLGQDIANVTGTPISAAATGYVSFAGYMGGYGNVVILTHSINGQTYATVYAHMSAINVSSGQAVSQGQNVGLVGSTGRSTGPHLHFEIHVGPWNGARSNAVNPMNFF; via the coding sequence TTGATTTCGAAATGGCTAGTAACTAGTTTATCCTCTGTATTAGCTTTATCAATATTGATACCGACAGCTAACGCAGATACGTTAAATGAATTAGAACAGAAACAGCAACAAACAGAGCAACAAAAAAGTGAATTAACTTCCGATATTAGTGAAAAAGCGGGACAAATCAATCAAAACGTATCAAAGTTAGATCAACTAGCATCGAAAATTGAAGAGTTGAACACGCAAATTACTGGTACAGAAGCGAAAATCAGTGATGTTCAAGGAGAAATAGATAAAACTAAAGTAGAAATTGATGAGCTGAAAAAGTCAATTGAGGAGCTTGAACAAAAAATAGAAGAACGTGAAGAGTTGTTGAAAGAGCGGGCTCGTGCAATTCAGTTAAGCGGCGGTTCTGTAGACTACATAGATGTCTTACTTGGCGCAAACAGTTTCATCGATTTTATTGATCGTTTTTCTGCGGTGAATACGTTAATTGAAGCAGATAGAGAAATCATGCGTGAACAAGCGGCAGATAAAAAACTACTAGCTGAACAAAAAGAACAGGTAGAATCCAAGTTAGCTGAACAAGAATCACGACGCTTAGAATTGGTTGGACTAAAAGCCTCATTAAGCAGTAAAAAAACAGAACAAGCACAGGCTGTTCGAAACTTAGAAACAGAGCAAAAACGATTAGCTGCTGAAAAAGGTGAGTTAGAGTTTGAACATGCCGAAGTTCTTGAAGTTAGTGCAGATTTGGAAAAACAAATCATGAACGAACAAGCGCGCTTGGCTGAAATTGCAAGAAAAGAAGAAGAAGAACGTCAGCGGAAAATAGCTGCTGAAAAAGCGGCTGCAGAAGCTCGTGCTCAAGCAGCAGCAGCAGCTGCTAAAGCAGAAGCAGAAGAACAAGCTCGTGCACAAGCACAGGAAGAGGCACAAGCACAGGCTCAAGCTAAAAGTAGTAACAAAGCTAAATCTGTTAGCAAGCCTAAGGCACCTACGCCTGCTGTAACTCCACCTGTAAAAGTGGAAGTTGCACCTACACCAGCACCTAGTGCAATGTTTATCTGGCCAGCTTCTGGTCGATATTCGTCAGGTTTTGGTGGACGAGATATCGGTGACGGTGCAGAATCGCATCTTGGACAAGATATTGCAAATGTAACGGGTACGCCAATCTCTGCGGCAGCAACTGGTTATGTTTCTTTTGCTGGATACATGGGTGGCTATGGCAACGTAGTTATATTAACTCACTCCATTAATGGCCAAACGTATGCGACTGTTTATGCTCATATGAGTGCGATCAATGTTTCGTCTGGACAGGCCGTTTCACAAGGTCAAAATGTTGGACTTGTTGGTAGCACAGGACGTTCTACCGGACCACATCTTCATTTTGAAATTCATGTTGGTCCATGGAATGGTGCTCGCTCAAATGCAGTGAATCCGATGAATTTTTTCTAA
- a CDS encoding peptide-methionine (S)-S-oxide reductase produces MEIIYIAGGCLWGVQAFIKTLPGIKSTEAGRANGTSQALDGDYDGYAECVKTTFDPEALSIRDLMSYLFEIIDPYSLNRQGQDVGKKYRTGVYSENLKHLEEVKAFIHERSDRDCIVVEVLPLSNYVKSAKEHQDRLTRCPDDYCHIPKALLSKYK; encoded by the coding sequence ATGGAAATCATATATATTGCGGGTGGATGTTTATGGGGAGTACAGGCTTTTATCAAAACTTTACCTGGAATAAAATCGACAGAAGCAGGACGCGCAAATGGAACAAGTCAAGCACTCGATGGGGACTATGATGGCTACGCAGAGTGTGTGAAAACAACATTTGATCCAGAAGCATTGTCGATTCGAGACTTGATGTCGTATTTATTTGAAATCATCGATCCTTATAGTTTAAATCGGCAAGGGCAGGATGTTGGTAAGAAATACAGAACAGGAGTATATAGTGAAAATCTAAAGCATTTAGAAGAGGTGAAAGCTTTTATTCATGAGAGGAGCGATCGTGACTGCATAGTGGTGGAAGTGTTGCCCCTTTCAAATTATGTAAAAAGTGCAAAAGAACATCAAGATAGACTAACAAGATGTCCAGATGATTATTGTCATATTCCAAAAGCGTTATTGAGTAAATACAAATAA
- a CDS encoding helix-turn-helix transcriptional regulator: MEHRIKELRSSFGYTQEQLSEKLSVSRQTIISIENGRYKPSLELAYKIAKLFQLTIEDVFIFEKESE; this comes from the coding sequence ATGGAGCATCGGATCAAAGAGTTAAGATCTTCATTTGGTTATACGCAAGAGCAGCTATCCGAAAAGCTGAGTGTTTCAAGACAAACAATCATTTCGATTGAGAATGGAAGATACAAGCCTTCATTGGAACTGGCATACAAAATAGCTAAACTATTTCAACTGACGATTGAAGATGTCTTTATATTTGAAAAGGAGAGTGAATAA
- a CDS encoding ABC transporter permease — translation MFKLYLVALKGLAVKETNRYLRIWIQTLVPPVITTSLYFIIFGNLIGKRIGEMEGFSYMEFIVPGLIMMSVITSSYSNVSSSFFSQKFQKNIEELLVAPVPTHIIIWGFVMGGLGRSTLVGVLVTIISLLFVPLQVHSWSIVILTFLMTSILFSLAGLLNGIFAKSFDDVSIVPTFILQPLTYLGGVFFAISMLPPFWQIVSKFNPIVYMISGFRFGILGVIDVPILVSILISIIFVVLLYGLNWYLIEKGRGLRS, via the coding sequence ATGTTTAAACTATACTTAGTAGCATTAAAAGGTTTGGCGGTCAAAGAAACGAACCGTTATCTTAGAATTTGGATCCAAACATTGGTTCCGCCTGTTATTACAACTTCCTTATACTTTATCATCTTTGGGAATTTGATTGGCAAAAGGATTGGCGAAATGGAAGGATTCTCCTACATGGAGTTTATTGTCCCTGGATTGATTATGATGTCAGTCATTACCAGTTCCTACTCGAATGTATCGTCATCATTTTTCTCACAAAAGTTTCAAAAAAATATTGAAGAATTATTGGTCGCTCCCGTCCCGACTCATATTATTATTTGGGGATTTGTGATGGGAGGACTAGGAAGAAGTACTCTGGTAGGGGTATTGGTCACAATTATCTCGCTACTTTTTGTTCCGTTGCAAGTCCATTCTTGGAGTATTGTCATATTAACATTTTTAATGACGTCTATTTTGTTCTCTTTGGCTGGTCTGTTGAACGGCATTTTTGCAAAATCATTTGATGATGTGTCTATTGTTCCTACTTTTATTCTTCAACCATTAACTTACTTAGGTGGTGTATTCTTTGCCATCTCAATGTTGCCTCCGTTTTGGCAGATTGTATCAAAGTTCAATCCGATTGTTTATATGATTTCTGGATTTCGATTCGGGATCCTTGGTGTAATCGATGTACCGATTCTAGTCTCTATTCTCATTTCGATTATTTTTGTGGTTTTACTTTATGGACTCAATTGGTATCTGATTGAAAAAGGCCGTGGACTGAGAAGTTAA
- a CDS encoding DUF4181 domain-containing protein codes for MYGGEATFWLNLFLLLTVFVVLMTVFNALLRRWLGVEKPRAFSHNHVNDQHKKIDWSIRIFFIAVMVLGFFINIPRLPDESYLFLEPWFLLFGLVFITEIVRALMERKYAKNPNAYIYTISQLVFILVILTLLFTTDFLGFF; via the coding sequence ATGTATGGAGGTGAAGCAACATTCTGGTTAAATTTATTTCTCTTGCTGACTGTTTTTGTCGTGTTGATGACTGTATTCAATGCTCTCTTGCGGAGGTGGCTAGGAGTTGAGAAACCAAGAGCATTCTCTCATAACCACGTAAATGATCAACACAAGAAAATCGACTGGAGTATCAGGATTTTCTTTATTGCTGTAATGGTATTAGGATTTTTCATTAATATACCCAGGCTTCCAGATGAATCTTACTTGTTTTTGGAGCCATGGTTTTTATTGTTTGGGCTTGTTTTTATAACTGAGATAGTAAGAGCACTCATGGAAAGAAAATATGCCAAAAATCCCAATGCCTATATTTACACGATTAGTCAATTGGTTTTTATACTCGTGATTCTTACCTTATTATTTACGACTGATTTTCTCGGTTTTTTCTAA
- a CDS encoding GNAT family N-acetyltransferase, whose protein sequence is MNMEIEKKYIPLANYFLSTTNPTITLQFTEIEKIMGQNLPNSAYLSYSWWKKTKAPAKHYLAWTIAGYAVKHVDLKRYIVFVRVETTNDKDNIKTNENILLIRSASYGDASSLSSLLKKVDGESDFLLYEKDERLLSTQTTRKQIIERNQSGHSLILLAILNGEHVGYLIIEGYQAHRASHRASLRFGVKKDSQRKGIGSFLLQKAESWAAEKGIRRLEVIILETNSPALSFLHKNGYESEGTRRKALIIENTAFDEIYLAKLSTH, encoded by the coding sequence ATGAATATGGAAATCGAAAAAAAATATATTCCTTTAGCAAATTATTTTTTATCAACGACAAATCCAACCATTACGTTACAATTTACAGAAATCGAAAAAATAATGGGCCAAAACCTTCCAAATAGTGCCTACTTGAGCTATAGTTGGTGGAAAAAAACCAAAGCTCCAGCTAAGCATTATCTAGCCTGGACTATTGCAGGGTATGCCGTTAAGCACGTTGACCTTAAACGCTACATTGTTTTCGTTCGAGTAGAAACAACGAACGATAAAGACAATATCAAAACAAATGAAAACATCTTATTGATTCGTTCTGCCTCTTACGGTGACGCAAGTTCCCTTTCAAGCCTACTGAAAAAAGTTGACGGCGAATCAGATTTTTTATTGTATGAAAAGGATGAACGATTATTATCTACACAAACAACAAGAAAACAAATCATTGAGAGGAACCAAAGTGGGCATTCACTCATTTTATTGGCGATCTTAAATGGAGAGCATGTAGGCTATTTAATAATTGAAGGATACCAAGCTCATCGCGCCAGTCATCGCGCTAGTTTGCGGTTTGGTGTTAAAAAGGATTCTCAACGCAAAGGAATTGGATCCTTCCTTCTCCAAAAAGCGGAATCGTGGGCAGCAGAAAAAGGCATTCGCCGCCTTGAAGTCATTATCCTAGAAACCAATTCACCCGCGCTATCTTTCTTACACAAAAATGGCTACGAATCTGAAGGGACTCGCCGTAAAGCGTTGATAATCGAAAATACCGCGTTCGATGAAATTTATCTCGCTAAATTATCAACCCATTAA